A window of Solidesulfovibrio sp. contains these coding sequences:
- a CDS encoding ATPase P: MALYAIPGQDPIEARHLVLDYNGTLAADGVLVPGVAERLRELALPPHSLSVHVVTADTVGTVRNQLDGLPCAVSVLGPEAQDEAKRNYLRSVGAQGAIAIGNGQNDCLMLAEAALGIAIVGEEGAAAQAVLAARVVCRDILSALDLLRNPQRLAATLRR; the protein is encoded by the coding sequence ATGGCGTTGTATGCGATTCCCGGGCAGGACCCCATCGAGGCGCGGCATTTGGTGCTCGACTACAACGGCACCCTGGCCGCGGACGGCGTGCTTGTGCCCGGTGTGGCCGAGCGTCTGCGCGAACTCGCCCTCCCGCCGCACAGCCTCTCGGTCCATGTGGTCACGGCGGATACCGTGGGCACGGTCCGCAACCAGCTCGACGGCCTGCCGTGCGCCGTGTCGGTCCTGGGACCGGAGGCACAGGACGAGGCCAAGCGGAACTACCTTCGAAGCGTCGGCGCCCAAGGGGCGATCGCCATCGGCAATGGGCAAAACGACTGCCTCATGCTGGCCGAGGCGGCCCTGGGCATCGCCATCGTCGGGGAGGAAGGGGCGGCTGCCCAGGCCGTGCTGGCGGCGCGGGTGGTGTGCCGCGACATTCTTTCGGCCCTGGACCTGCTGCGCAACCCGCAACGACTGGCCGCCACCTTGCGGCGCTGA
- a CDS encoding MFS transporter: MAEQQTYSFEEAPFSAIHRKIRAGAFMGQICDGYTLGIVGIALSYATKPLGLTSFWLGLIGAGALLGILFGSLIIGSVADRIGRKFLFPAVICASVLLSAAQFLVSDPLALAILRFFLGMTIGADYTVGIALLSEWSPRGLRPRILSWLLVFWTIGYVISYAAGVFLNSLGEVSWRMILCTSAVPGVITLLLRIGIPESPGWLAGKGRNAEALGLVQRYLGTQYVLPAISESTRSVSWFALFSKELRFNTLVSGVFFAAQVLPFFAISIFLPLVLSDLKIENPNASGILYNALTMAGVLIGTWLIDRISRRAYLLWTFYLAAAILTVMTVWQGMPGQIALFLLAAFSLVLAISIVLEFSYPPELFPTELRASGVGLTVAISRIGAAGGTFLLPIVSEKFGVFASLGGCIATLIIGGVVCQIWAPETSDKFRKPDALGDGSPALAAVPSASVKN, translated from the coding sequence ATGGCAGAACAGCAAACGTACAGTTTTGAAGAGGCCCCTTTCTCCGCTATCCATCGCAAAATCCGGGCCGGCGCATTCATGGGGCAGATCTGCGATGGCTACACGCTCGGCATCGTCGGCATCGCCTTGAGCTATGCGACGAAACCATTGGGACTGACCTCGTTCTGGTTGGGCCTTATCGGGGCGGGAGCCTTGCTCGGGATTCTCTTCGGGAGTCTCATCATCGGGTCGGTGGCCGACCGCATCGGCAGAAAGTTTCTCTTCCCGGCGGTCATTTGCGCTTCCGTGCTGTTATCCGCGGCGCAGTTCCTTGTTTCCGATCCGCTGGCCTTGGCGATCCTCCGCTTTTTCCTGGGAATGACGATCGGCGCGGACTATACGGTCGGTATCGCCTTGCTGAGCGAATGGAGTCCGCGCGGGTTGCGGCCACGTATCTTGAGCTGGCTTCTCGTGTTTTGGACAATTGGGTATGTCATTTCGTATGCCGCCGGTGTTTTCCTCAATAGCCTCGGCGAGGTGAGCTGGCGCATGATCTTGTGTACGTCCGCTGTGCCTGGCGTGATTACGTTGCTGTTGCGCATTGGCATTCCGGAGTCTCCGGGCTGGCTTGCCGGCAAGGGGAGGAATGCCGAGGCGCTTGGCCTCGTGCAGCGGTACCTCGGCACGCAGTATGTGCTGCCGGCGATCAGCGAATCCACGCGGTCCGTCTCCTGGTTCGCGCTTTTCAGCAAGGAACTTCGTTTCAACACCCTCGTTTCCGGTGTGTTTTTTGCCGCGCAGGTCTTGCCTTTTTTCGCCATCAGCATTTTCCTGCCCCTTGTCTTGTCCGACCTGAAAATCGAAAATCCGAATGCGTCCGGCATTCTGTACAATGCCTTGACCATGGCGGGTGTGCTCATTGGCACATGGCTCATCGATAGGATTTCCCGGCGAGCCTATTTGCTCTGGACCTTTTATCTGGCTGCCGCGATTTTGACTGTTATGACGGTGTGGCAGGGCATGCCTGGGCAAATCGCACTCTTTCTCCTCGCCGCCTTTTCCCTGGTGCTGGCGATTTCCATTGTCTTGGAGTTCTCATATCCCCCCGAGCTTTTCCCCACCGAGTTGCGTGCCTCCGGTGTGGGCTTGACTGTCGCCATCAGCCGTATCGGCGCTGCGGGGGGAACGTTCCTGCTGCCCATTGTCAGTGAGAAATTCGGTGTCTTCGCCTCCCTCGGCGGCTGTATCGCGACGTTGATCATTGGTGGCGTGGTGTGCCAGATTTGGGCGCCTGAAACGTCGGACAAGTTCCGCAAGCCCGACGCACTCGGAGACGGGAGCCCGGCCCTGGCTGCCGTTCCTTCGGCATCGGTCAAGAACTGA
- a CDS encoding HD domain-containing protein: MDYTALEGILVFIKKAENLKNTLRYSFTSNGSQESSAEHSWRLSLLVMMCAGAFPGLNLERALKLAIIHDLPEAICGDTPAIYQEEYATKATKERNALSEIIQSLTIETQNNIIELWEEYENATTEEAKYVKCLDKLETLIQHNQGINPIEFNYEFNITYGNELVADNKIFSKLKQMIDVETQRHIERVS, translated from the coding sequence ATGGATTACACCGCACTTGAAGGAATACTGGTGTTCATTAAAAAAGCAGAAAACCTTAAAAACACCCTTCGGTATTCATTTACGTCAAACGGGAGTCAAGAGAGTTCTGCGGAGCACAGTTGGAGACTCAGCCTCCTTGTTATGATGTGTGCGGGCGCATTTCCTGGCTTGAACCTTGAAAGAGCGCTCAAACTGGCCATAATTCACGATTTGCCAGAAGCTATCTGTGGAGATACCCCCGCAATATATCAAGAAGAATATGCAACAAAAGCTACCAAGGAACGAAACGCGCTTAGCGAAATAATTCAGTCGCTGACGATTGAAACGCAAAATAATATCATTGAACTATGGGAAGAATACGAAAACGCAACAACGGAAGAAGCAAAATATGTAAAATGCCTCGACAAACTCGAAACGCTCATCCAGCATAACCAGGGTATCAACCCTATTGAATTCAACTATGAATTCAATATTACGTATGGCAATGAACTTGTGGCGGACAATAAAATTTTCTCAAAATTGAAACAGATGATTGATGTCGAGACACAGCGGCATATCGAACGAGTTTCTTGA
- a CDS encoding 2-oxoacid:acceptor oxidoreductase family protein: protein MKHKCAFSGSGGQGAALMAKLVCLAGIKEAKQVVMTQTYGIEQRGGDSTGYVIISDDPIGNPIVEADADVAVAMSESIYQTALESVKPGGMLFVNSSLVEKQLTRPEVRQISVPVSEMAQEMGNVRVANIIMLGAVVRATGMLGAASVSSALEDLMGKKKAALLEVNLKALNNGINAVEKVVTK, encoded by the coding sequence ATGAAGCATAAATGCGCATTTTCCGGTTCCGGCGGACAGGGGGCTGCCCTGATGGCCAAGCTGGTGTGTCTGGCGGGCATCAAAGAGGCGAAGCAGGTCGTGATGACGCAAACATACGGCATCGAGCAGCGTGGTGGAGACTCGACGGGCTACGTGATCATTTCGGATGACCCCATCGGCAACCCTATCGTGGAAGCGGACGCCGACGTCGCCGTCGCCATGAGTGAGAGCATATACCAGACCGCCCTGGAAAGCGTGAAGCCAGGGGGGATGCTTTTTGTGAATAGCTCTCTCGTTGAAAAGCAACTCACCCGGCCCGAGGTTCGACAGATATCCGTTCCTGTTTCCGAAATGGCCCAGGAAATGGGAAATGTGCGTGTCGCCAACATCATCATGCTTGGCGCGGTGGTCCGAGCGACGGGAATGCTGGGCGCCGCGAGCGTCAGTAGCGCTCTTGAAGATCTCATGGGCAAAAAGAAAGCCGCCTTGCTCGAAGTCAATCTTAAAGCATTGAACAATGGGATCAATGCCGTGGAAAAGGTGGTGACCAAATGA
- the vorB gene encoding 3-methyl-2-oxobutanoate dehydrogenase subunit VorB: protein MRETLFLKNTEAFAESMIRCGVRCHFAYPITPASDVMKYSSARLPQCGGRMVQMESELAVANALAGYACTGKLGATSTSGPGMSLMQETISFMAAGELPCIMLDAMRVGPGDGDIVGAQSNYHQATRGGGHGDYRVIVLAPSSGQEIADLMPHSVRLAYTYRTPVMFVVDGVTCQMTESTTFAEPHDYSADFDTAGWRFTGTKEHPKRFLLTGSYTHQQGYEMNERLRAKYAAIKENEQKWEEALVDDATVVVVGFGIHGRMCKDLVASFREKGKKVGYIRPITLWPFPDKAFAKLPPSVKSILVVEMNHGQMIDDVRLAVNGKAPVHFLGKTGGDIPMCTLADMSGMVGKLLDGE from the coding sequence ATGAGAGAAACACTGTTCTTGAAAAACACGGAAGCGTTCGCCGAAAGCATGATCCGTTGCGGCGTGCGCTGCCACTTCGCGTATCCGATCACCCCCGCTTCCGATGTGATGAAATATTCATCCGCCAGACTCCCCCAGTGTGGCGGGCGGATGGTGCAGATGGAAAGCGAGCTGGCAGTCGCCAACGCCCTGGCCGGCTACGCCTGCACCGGCAAGCTGGGAGCCACCTCGACATCCGGTCCGGGCATGTCCTTGATGCAGGAGACCATCTCCTTCATGGCCGCCGGCGAGCTTCCCTGTATCATGCTCGATGCCATGCGCGTGGGGCCTGGCGATGGCGACATCGTGGGGGCGCAGAGCAACTACCATCAAGCGACCCGCGGCGGCGGCCATGGCGATTACAGGGTTATTGTGCTCGCCCCGTCCAGCGGACAGGAGATCGCCGACCTCATGCCGCACAGCGTGCGGCTCGCCTACACCTATCGCACGCCGGTGATGTTTGTCGTGGACGGCGTGACGTGTCAGATGACCGAATCCACGACCTTTGCCGAACCCCATGACTACAGCGCCGATTTCGACACCGCGGGCTGGCGCTTCACCGGCACCAAGGAGCACCCCAAGCGGTTTCTGCTCACCGGCAGCTACACCCACCAGCAAGGGTATGAAATGAACGAGCGGCTGCGCGCAAAGTACGCGGCCATCAAGGAAAACGAGCAGAAGTGGGAAGAGGCGCTGGTCGATGACGCGACGGTCGTTGTTGTCGGCTTCGGCATTCATGGGCGGATGTGCAAGGACCTGGTGGCCTCCTTCCGCGAGAAGGGAAAAAAGGTCGGCTACATCCGCCCCATCACGCTCTGGCCATTCCCTGACAAGGCCTTTGCGAAGCTCCCCCCCTCTGTCAAGTCCATCTTGGTCGTTGAGATGAACCACGGCCAGATGATCGATGATGTTCGCCTGGCGGTCAATGGCAAAGCCCCTGTCCATTTCCTGGGAAAAACCGGCGGTGACATTCCAATGTGCACCCTGGCCGACATGTCTGGCATGGTCGGAAAATTACTTGACGGAGAGTAG
- a CDS encoding outer membrane homotrimeric porin, whose translation MRRIALLFCLAALALGTTMAQAATEVRMVGDALIFGNFFANQNFTGWNRPAWTSDVPTWTGAGTQTEDRFQVWERFRVRADFVASEAVKFRLGLKIQDIWGHGTYTAANPSAAIQVYQAFLQFKWPGTDIQLTAGLQDLSLPTSAFFCDSVVFGGDRAAALVIQAPLLADTLSVSAGFARMIDKNRTFDTTTTQVGDELDLYFLTLTAVGPGFTTTPWAAATVAGRDASYYTTYSFANTTFAENLLSAGSLLAPNKWKNNQNPYFWVGDTFEITALDPIKFYGDVIYGAGAMADRKKSKRQGWFIDLGAEYTGFDMVTPKIFGWWSTGEDKSNRNGSERLPVIESCWGPGNSFLFDNYQDLYMNSNMGMSIVGNWGIGASLDNIAFVEKLSHRLTFTYLHGNNAARAIRDLNTVLGSNPYFQMGHDLTSNEYVLGANLDNKYMIYENLALLLETGWAHGEFQKSVWGKRLVDASRNGDTWKVAFGFQYKF comes from the coding sequence ATGCGACGAATTGCCTTATTGTTCTGTCTTGCCGCCCTGGCCCTGGGGACGACGATGGCCCAGGCCGCGACCGAGGTCCGCATGGTGGGAGATGCCTTGATTTTTGGGAATTTCTTCGCCAACCAGAATTTCACCGGCTGGAACAGGCCCGCCTGGACCAGCGACGTGCCCACCTGGACTGGCGCCGGCACCCAGACAGAGGACCGCTTTCAGGTGTGGGAACGTTTCCGCGTGCGTGCGGATTTCGTTGCCAGCGAAGCCGTAAAATTTCGTTTGGGCTTGAAGATCCAGGACATCTGGGGGCACGGCACCTACACCGCCGCCAACCCTTCCGCGGCCATCCAGGTCTACCAGGCCTTCCTGCAGTTCAAATGGCCCGGCACGGACATCCAACTGACGGCCGGCCTGCAGGACCTGTCCTTGCCGACCAGCGCGTTCTTCTGCGATTCCGTGGTGTTCGGCGGCGACCGCGCTGCCGCCCTCGTCATCCAGGCTCCGCTGCTCGCGGACACCCTGTCCGTCAGCGCCGGCTTCGCCCGTATGATCGACAAAAACAGGACCTTTGACACGACCACCACCCAGGTCGGCGACGAGTTGGACCTGTACTTCCTGACCCTGACCGCCGTCGGCCCGGGATTCACGACCACGCCCTGGGCCGCCGCCACCGTGGCCGGCCGCGACGCCAGCTATTACACCACCTACTCCTTCGCCAACACGACCTTTGCGGAAAACCTGCTTTCGGCCGGGTCCCTGCTCGCCCCGAACAAGTGGAAAAACAACCAGAATCCCTATTTCTGGGTGGGCGACACCTTCGAGATCACGGCGCTCGACCCCATCAAGTTCTACGGCGACGTGATCTATGGCGCCGGCGCCATGGCCGATCGCAAAAAAAGCAAACGCCAAGGCTGGTTCATCGACCTCGGCGCGGAATACACCGGGTTCGACATGGTCACGCCGAAGATTTTCGGCTGGTGGTCCACCGGCGAGGACAAGTCCAACCGCAACGGCAGCGAGCGCCTGCCGGTCATCGAATCCTGCTGGGGTCCGGGCAACAGCTTCCTGTTTGACAACTACCAGGACCTCTACATGAACAGCAACATGGGCATGAGCATCGTGGGCAACTGGGGCATCGGCGCCTCCCTGGACAATATCGCCTTTGTGGAGAAGCTGTCCCATCGCCTGACCTTCACCTACCTCCATGGAAACAATGCGGCCCGGGCCATCCGCGACCTGAACACGGTCCTGGGAAGCAACCCGTATTTCCAGATGGGCCACGACCTGACATCCAACGAATATGTACTCGGTGCGAACCTCGACAACAAATACATGATTTACGAAAACCTGGCCTTGCTTCTGGAAACAGGCTGGGCTCATGGGGAATTCCAAAAAAGCGTCTGGGGAAAGCGTCTTGTTGACGCGTCACGCAATGGGGATACCTGGAAAGTCGCGTTCGGATTCCAATACAAGTTCTAG
- a CDS encoding acetate--CoA ligase family protein encodes MSNATFVVSYALTSLSALSKRNCKTSRGCASMADLTPLFKPKSVALVGASSDTKKYGYWTAKSLIDNKFTGDLYLISKTAAADILGRKPYTSISDVPASIDLAIIGIAPKYILPVLQECADKGVKAVIVVSTGFGETGPEGKALEKEMLAIASKAGMRIMGPNCMGMFSAPASLNASIIDLDKGHMGLVLQSGNFGIDINFNAKKRGLGYSGWATIGNQIDLRFADFVEYLGQDEATRVVMMYMEGLRVSSVNDGRDFLEKARRTALNKPVAAIKIGRSAAGARAAVSHTGSLAGSEKVFDAALSQAGVIRVDSPNELLDVGEAFSRCKPAKGNRIAILTDGGGHGVMATDTAERFGLNALVLSDETQKKLRAILKPHCPVKNPVDLAGTPEADMWVFDRCAEVLLADPDVDGLVIVGLYGGYCDLSEEFRQLEMDVAKSLVERAAKSDKPVVMHSIYQPQCPDSLQYIMEHGFPVYGAIDAAMRAMGALVGYGARQERIRKELAAKPPQLPADRHARVRAIFDMARAQTRVNLVETEAREVLRAYGFTMPEYGLAKHADEAAKLFSKFGGSKVVMKIVSPDILHKTDAGGVCLNVASEEQARQAYDKLLGNARRYDALAEIYGVMVTPMLPGGIECIIGSSFDTTFGQTVMFGLGGIFVEVLKDVSFRVAPINVPEAEGMIREIKGSPLLEGVRGQKGANVAALAEAVSKLSHMVTELADVAEVDLNPVFATEDGVDIVDARIVLRPSNEM; translated from the coding sequence GTGTCAAATGCAACATTTGTCGTATCGTATGCCCTGACGTCGCTATCGGCGTTATCGAAACGGAACTGTAAGACATCGCGAGGTTGCGCATCAATGGCAGACCTGACTCCTCTTTTCAAGCCCAAAAGCGTCGCCCTCGTCGGCGCTTCTTCCGATACCAAGAAATACGGGTATTGGACGGCCAAAAGCTTGATCGACAACAAATTCACCGGTGACTTGTATCTCATCTCCAAAACGGCGGCAGCCGATATCCTGGGGCGCAAGCCCTACACCTCCATCTCGGACGTGCCGGCGTCGATCGACCTGGCGATTATTGGCATTGCCCCGAAATACATTCTTCCGGTCCTCCAGGAATGTGCCGACAAGGGCGTCAAGGCCGTGATCGTCGTGTCCACGGGCTTTGGCGAGACCGGGCCCGAAGGCAAGGCCCTGGAAAAGGAAATGCTCGCCATCGCCTCCAAGGCCGGCATGCGCATCATGGGCCCCAACTGCATGGGCATGTTCAGCGCGCCCGCCAGCCTCAACGCCAGCATCATCGACCTGGACAAGGGCCACATGGGGCTTGTGCTGCAAAGCGGCAACTTCGGCATCGACATCAACTTCAACGCCAAGAAGCGTGGCCTGGGATACAGCGGCTGGGCCACCATCGGCAACCAGATCGACCTGCGGTTCGCCGATTTCGTGGAGTATCTCGGCCAGGACGAGGCGACGCGCGTCGTCATGATGTACATGGAGGGCCTGCGGGTCTCCTCCGTGAACGACGGGCGGGACTTTCTCGAGAAAGCCCGGCGCACGGCCCTGAACAAACCCGTTGCCGCCATCAAAATCGGCCGCAGCGCCGCGGGCGCCAGGGCCGCCGTTTCCCATACGGGCTCCCTGGCCGGGAGCGAGAAGGTCTTTGATGCCGCGCTCAGCCAGGCGGGCGTTATCCGGGTGGATTCGCCCAACGAGCTTCTCGATGTGGGCGAAGCCTTTTCCCGCTGCAAGCCGGCCAAAGGCAACCGCATCGCGATTCTCACCGATGGCGGCGGACATGGCGTCATGGCCACGGACACGGCCGAACGGTTCGGTTTGAACGCCCTCGTGCTTTCCGACGAGACCCAGAAAAAGCTCCGCGCGATCTTGAAACCCCACTGCCCGGTGAAAAATCCCGTTGATTTGGCCGGGACCCCGGAAGCCGACATGTGGGTCTTCGACCGTTGCGCGGAGGTGCTGCTGGCCGACCCTGACGTGGACGGCCTCGTGATCGTCGGCCTGTATGGCGGATACTGCGATCTTTCCGAGGAATTCCGCCAGTTGGAAATGGATGTGGCCAAAAGCCTTGTGGAACGCGCCGCGAAATCCGACAAGCCCGTGGTCATGCACTCCATCTACCAGCCGCAGTGTCCCGACAGCCTGCAATATATCATGGAACACGGCTTCCCGGTGTACGGGGCCATCGATGCGGCCATGCGCGCCATGGGAGCCCTGGTCGGCTATGGCGCCCGCCAGGAGCGGATCAGGAAGGAGCTCGCGGCCAAGCCGCCGCAGCTTCCCGCCGACCGGCATGCCCGGGTGCGGGCCATCTTCGACATGGCGCGTGCGCAAACCCGGGTGAACCTGGTGGAGACCGAAGCGCGCGAGGTCTTGCGCGCCTACGGCTTCACTATGCCGGAATACGGCCTGGCGAAGCATGCCGACGAAGCCGCAAAGCTCTTCTCCAAGTTCGGCGGGAGCAAGGTCGTCATGAAAATCGTCTCCCCCGACATTTTGCATAAAACCGACGCGGGGGGCGTCTGCCTCAACGTCGCGTCGGAGGAGCAGGCCCGCCAAGCGTACGACAAACTCCTTGGCAATGCGCGGAGATACGACGCGTTGGCCGAGATCTACGGCGTCATGGTGACGCCCATGCTCCCGGGCGGCATCGAGTGCATCATCGGGAGCAGCTTCGACACGACCTTCGGCCAGACGGTCATGTTTGGCCTGGGCGGTATCTTCGTGGAAGTGCTCAAGGACGTCTCCTTCCGCGTGGCGCCGATCAACGTTCCCGAAGCCGAGGGCATGATCC
- a CDS encoding thiamine pyrophosphate-dependent enzyme — MQTLADYYGKTLKFDKLFSYCPGCGHGIVTRLVAEAIEGLGIREKTVSVVGIGCGGFSHHYMDIDAIEAMHGRSPAVAVGYKLGMPDNIVYTYQGDGDMSAIGLAELLHAANRGMPITCIMVNNSLFGMTGGQMSPTSLAGQVTATTGKGRDVHLHGFPLLVPELMRAMNGVAYLARETVVTPKTITKAAKSIRNAFACQIDKLGFSYVEVIVPCPTGLKKKVEDAYAWSANEALDYFKPQVFINKLEQSNEA; from the coding sequence ATGCAGACACTTGCTGATTATTACGGAAAAACACTCAAATTCGACAAGCTGTTCAGTTACTGCCCCGGGTGCGGCCACGGCATTGTCACGCGCCTCGTCGCGGAAGCCATCGAAGGGCTTGGCATCAGGGAAAAGACCGTCTCGGTGGTCGGCATCGGCTGCGGCGGCTTCTCGCATCACTACATGGATATCGACGCCATTGAAGCCATGCACGGTCGTTCGCCGGCTGTCGCGGTGGGCTACAAGCTCGGGATGCCGGACAACATCGTTTACACCTACCAAGGCGACGGCGACATGAGCGCCATCGGTTTGGCGGAACTGCTGCACGCCGCCAATCGCGGCATGCCCATTACCTGCATCATGGTCAACAACTCGCTGTTCGGCATGACGGGCGGCCAGATGTCGCCGACCAGCCTCGCCGGACAAGTGACCGCCACCACGGGAAAAGGCCGTGATGTCCATCTTCACGGATTTCCGTTGCTGGTGCCGGAACTGATGCGCGCCATGAACGGCGTCGCCTATCTGGCGCGGGAAACCGTGGTGACGCCGAAAACGATTACCAAGGCAGCCAAAAGCATCCGCAATGCCTTTGCGTGCCAGATCGACAAGCTGGGATTTTCGTACGTGGAAGTGATCGTGCCTTGTCCCACAGGGCTCAAGAAAAAGGTCGAGGACGCCTACGCCTGGTCCGCCAATGAGGCGCTCGACTATTTCAAGCCCCAAGTCTTCATCAATAAACTGGAGCAAAGCAATGAAGCATAA
- a CDS encoding ATP-binding cassette domain-containing protein yields the protein MTQKDLAGVVTELRVAFGGRVVLGGVSLDIAAGAVTAVLGRSGSGKTTLLRALNRLNALFPGCRTEGRARLRLGGDWRELYGPGAMDGDALRARVGMVFQAPNVLPGSIRRNMTLALRLVVGLSREKARERMERALAEAQLWDEVRDRLDENALRLSGGQQQRLCLARALALEPEILLLDEPTASLDYVAAGRVEALLAALAPRRTLVLVSHSLAQARRLADRAVVLREGRIVRELAREELTQRRTLETCIEDAP from the coding sequence ATGACGCAAAAGGATTTGGCCGGCGTGGTCACGGAGTTGCGTGTGGCGTTCGGCGGGCGCGTCGTCCTGGGCGGCGTTTCCCTGGACATCGCGGCCGGCGCGGTGACGGCGGTGCTGGGGCGTTCGGGCTCGGGCAAGACAACGCTTTTGCGGGCGCTCAACCGCCTCAATGCCCTGTTCCCCGGCTGCCGCACCGAAGGGCGGGCGCGGCTGCGCCTTGGCGGCGACTGGCGGGAGCTCTACGGCCCGGGCGCCATGGACGGGGACGCCCTGCGCGCCCGGGTGGGCATGGTCTTTCAGGCGCCCAACGTCCTTCCCGGCAGCATCCGGCGCAACATGACCCTGGCGTTGCGGCTCGTGGTCGGGCTTTCGCGCGAAAAGGCCCGGGAACGCATGGAGCGGGCGCTGGCCGAGGCCCAATTATGGGACGAGGTCCGCGACCGCCTGGATGAAAACGCCTTGCGCCTTTCCGGCGGTCAGCAGCAACGGCTGTGCCTGGCCAGGGCTCTGGCTTTGGAGCCGGAAATCCTGCTCCTCGACGAGCCGACCGCTTCCCTGGATTATGTGGCCGCCGGCCGCGTCGAGGCGTTGCTGGCCGCGCTTGCGCCTCGCCGCACGCTGGTGCTGGTCTCCCATAGCCTGGCCCAGGCCCGGCGGCTGGCGGACCGGGCCGTGGTGCTGCGGGAGGGCAGGATCGTCCGGGAGCTCGCCCGGGAAGAACTGACGCAGCGCCGGACGCTCGAAACCTGTATCGAAGACGCCCCTTAA
- a CDS encoding FAD-dependent oxidoreductase: MSEVKIFPAELGPSGWLETSSFKTHQFHLRHEILDKYDFVVVGGGYGGFGAAWRFAELNPEAKVAVFEAIRIGNNDSGKNAGFLIDVPHAFGSDDSTLEDKKWCVQLNLSSLAKMRNIIKDHDLKVDWDDCGKYLAAYEPGAFKHLDHEAKDLDDLGVKYRYIEAEELSRRFGTRYYKKALFNPGTALVNPADVLRGMFTVLPKNVHVFEETPVLRIDDDGTEPIVALVNGKRVRCKAVVVTAGPFVEEFGLSKGPFCPVISFGALSRQLNEQELTDFKDVHPWGVTSAHPAGTTVRFTSDNRLLVRNGFIYPTWLSTSPERIRRSRRMLRKAFNNRFPHHKHVNFEFVWAGIIHLTMNSKPVFGRRGNIYYSSVGEGAGVVKTFTMGAYHAEWANGINSDVLEYLKNDKKPSWLPPEPFRTIGAECRLVWESMMAKGEI; this comes from the coding sequence ATGTCAGAGGTCAAGATTTTTCCTGCCGAACTCGGACCTTCTGGTTGGCTTGAGACTTCTTCATTCAAAACGCACCAATTCCATCTCCGTCACGAAATCCTGGATAAGTATGACTTCGTTGTCGTGGGGGGCGGTTATGGTGGATTCGGGGCCGCCTGGCGCTTCGCCGAACTGAACCCGGAGGCCAAGGTCGCTGTTTTCGAGGCGATCCGTATCGGCAACAACGACAGCGGCAAAAATGCCGGGTTCCTCATTGATGTCCCGCATGCTTTCGGATCGGACGACTCCACGCTTGAAGACAAGAAGTGGTGCGTGCAGCTGAACCTGAGTTCCCTGGCGAAGATGCGCAACATCATCAAGGATCATGACTTGAAGGTCGACTGGGACGACTGCGGCAAGTATCTTGCCGCCTACGAACCCGGCGCCTTCAAGCACCTGGATCACGAGGCGAAGGACCTTGATGATTTGGGCGTCAAGTATCGGTATATCGAAGCGGAAGAACTTTCGCGGCGATTCGGTACCCGGTACTACAAAAAGGCCCTCTTCAACCCCGGCACGGCGCTGGTCAACCCGGCGGATGTGCTGCGCGGCATGTTTACGGTCCTGCCGAAAAACGTCCATGTGTTCGAGGAAACCCCGGTCCTTCGCATCGACGATGACGGGACGGAACCGATCGTGGCGCTGGTCAATGGGAAACGCGTGCGCTGCAAGGCCGTTGTCGTGACCGCCGGTCCTTTTGTCGAAGAATTCGGCTTGTCCAAGGGCCCCTTCTGTCCGGTCATTTCCTTTGGCGCGCTCTCGCGGCAACTCAACGAGCAGGAATTGACCGATTTCAAGGACGTGCATCCCTGGGGCGTGACCTCCGCCCATCCGGCGGGCACGACCGTGCGCTTTACGTCTGACAATCGCCTGCTGGTCCGCAATGGCTTCATTTACCCGACGTGGCTGAGCACCTCGCCCGAGCGGATCCGCCGTTCCAGAAGAATGCTGCGGAAGGCTTTCAACAATCGCTTCCCCCACCACAAGCATGTGAACTTCGAGTTCGTGTGGGCCGGCATCATCCACCTGACCATGAACTCCAAGCCCGTGTTCGGCCGCCGGGGAAACATCTACTACTCCAGCGTCGGCGAAGGTGCCGGCGTGGTCAAGACCTTCACCATGGGGGCCTACCACGCCGAGTGGGCCAACGGGATCAACAGCGACGTGCTGGAGTATCTAAAAAACGACAAGAAACCCAGTTGGCTGCCGCCTGAACCGTTCCGGACCATCGGCGCCGAATGCCGTCTGGTGTGGGAATCGATGATGGCCAAGGGCGAGATTTAA
- a CDS encoding 4Fe-4S binding protein, which produces MSKENKLHLIESARCKSCGLCVIACPKKTLGIGSSLNSQGYAYVTQIYPEKCVKCNICRIVCPDVAIGVIETEL; this is translated from the coding sequence ATGAGCAAGGAAAATAAGCTGCACCTGATCGAGAGTGCGCGCTGCAAGTCTTGTGGACTTTGCGTGATCGCCTGCCCCAAGAAGACTCTTGGCATAGGGTCGTCCTTGAACAGTCAGGGATATGCCTATGTAACGCAAATCTATCCGGAAAAATGTGTCAAATGCAACATTTGTCGTATCGTATGCCCTGACGTCGCTATCGGCGTTATCGAAACGGAACTGTAA